The Panicum virgatum strain AP13 chromosome 3N, P.virgatum_v5, whole genome shotgun sequence genome includes the window tatctgtatatcacataatacttatcgagttatactctttacttcactaccttattcaataatccgtaaaaactaagtatgaaattcaactacaatgTATAAGTATttataactacgtgatgacactcatattctatactgcatatgtcaaattctattctaaatcataattaatttataaacacgtctctaatagtactgcaattgtaataataaatgcgtagtactaattttctaaactaatttactactacgtaactacaaactaaagtatcattaaactcctacttaaatggttctactacagcactaattaaattaaattatttacccctacttaaattactcctacttaaataCGTACTACTTAaatggaaaaatatataaactaaatataCTAACCTGCaaatcacaagtgctgaatccggcagggcttcgccgcttcccttctcctcacccctctctttttttctgaatttttggtggaattttcgggctcaaatgaggagggatgGGGGGTTGAATGCTTATATAAGGGGGTACctcggtcgcccgaggggggggtgACAGGCCCCCTTGTCGCCCacggggggggcgacaggcccccctgccgcgcccgtgggcggggcccagcggtcgcccgaggggggcgacaggcccccctgtcgtccgttggggggcgacaggtcttttttttccagggacctcgttgcaaatttaaagaaaaaaattacacttagggcctgtcgccctatgggggcgaccgggggtatttttgaaatttttcaaaatggacatatatttttgaaattttgattttttaaaaatataaaaaaggaaaaagttcgTTACACGGCTGTTATATTCTCCACCGGACTGAACTGACTACAGCTAACCGGGCCCAATGGGCTTACAACATAGATGAGCCAAATACCTTTAAGGCCCAGACATCTAGCCACTAGTCATGACAATCCGCTCGCCGCACCGGAGCCGGCTGGACGCggctcctccgcctcgccgctggAAGTCGCGGCCCTGACTTCACTCTGCCTCGCACGTACGGGAAGCGGGCGCAGGGATTCGTCGTGCGCGAGCACTAGAAGAGAGGGAAggagcctcggcggcggcggtgcggacaAGACGGCGCGGGACGAACAAggcgggcggcgcacggggcTGGGCTGCTTTTGCCTTCGCTGTTGGAAAGGCAATGTGTTGGGTCACCGACCCATGTCCTGTGCAGGACCCAAATCCTGGAATGGGTACTCCTTTTAGGCAAGTGCTGTTGGAGAGAGTCTCACCAGAGTCCCCCCGTCTGGCCGTTTCCCACTCCCCCCAACCGCCCCGGCCTTCCCGAGGGCTCCGCGCCTTTGCCGGCCGCCGACACCCTACCTCCCGCCGGCTGCCGCCCGTGGCCCCTGCTGGCGCTGCCTGCTGGGCGAGcacgcgcctccgccgcctgccgcccgcGGCCCCTGCTGGCGCTGCCTGCTAGGCGAGCGCCGAGCGCGCGtctcccgccggcgccgtgaGAGGGCACGCGGACGCGGCAAACTCGCGCGGCAGCCTCGAATCCCCGACCGGCCGAGCCGGTCCCCGGCTGCAGCAGCTAGCTGCCCAGCTCCATTGCCCAATTGCAATCCCCCCACTGGTCAGTACTTCTTTCTCTCACTCTATTCCACGAGACCACGATTCCCTGATTTCATCTCAATCTCACTTAATGGAAACTCGATACGtatattgatgatgtgagaGAGGATGATAGATTCCAAGGCCTAAACTCACTTAGTTAGCTGTCTATTAAGCTTGTTGAAACACAGAAACATGATCTTTAGGGTAGGGTGTTCTTGATCCTTAAATTGGCATTGATTAGTGGCAACTGCAACAACTGTGGAAAGAGTATTTTCTGGATTGAATCTAGTGAAGAATCAAATGAGAAATCACATGGGTGATGAGTTATTGAATGATTGTTTGGTCACTTTTATTGAGCGTGAGATTTTCTCTAATATAAGCGAGGATGACATAATTCACACTTTCATGGCAATGAGGAAGCGTAAAGCGAAAGCATTAGACTAGACTAGTATTGTAATCTTCTACTTATGTAAGATCTTATTGATGTTGCAACTTTTTATAACGTAAATTATTCGAGTTCCGAACTCATTTGTTCAATTGAATGTATTATGGGACCTTTTTACTTATGTTATTGTAAATTTGATCATATTGTTGCCGAAGTGCTATTAGGTTATACTGGATTGCgctttcaaattttttgttaGGACTGCCCTAGTTTCAATTTTGGGTCCGTCACTGCCCACGCCCCAGCTGTGCGCCTGCTCCGCCCGGCACCCCGTGCGGCTACCACCGGTACTAGTCCTTCTGTATTATAATTCCCGCATGCTCCGTTTGGTTCCCTTAATTTGGTTAGTGCAGGTCAATTTAACTTAAATCAGTTCATCTGTTGTTGCTCTTGTTCCTGCCTGCTCGTGCACATTGTCCTCTAGTTGGGCTTCAAATTCGGATTGATTTACACTACTCTGTGTCAAAGAAATGGTGCTTTAGTGTTTACATGTACTTGTTAGTGCCGCCATGCTGCTTCTATAGTTTGGGCAGTCCCATGGTTACTCTGATTGAGATTTACAGCTTAGCCTGAAATAGTGAAATCAGGGTTAATATGTCATTTTTCCCTACTACTGTCAGACAGTTAGGCACAAAGAACTAAGGCATTGCATTGCCTTTCAAACTAATTTGTTGAATTTAAGGATTATGATACCTTTTAAATATATTAACGCACTTTTAGTTATTTTATACTTCTCTACtgaattgcttggcaaattttgTTTGTGTTCCTGACATGCATGGTTACTGAATTCTATATTGGATTATATAGAATTGCATATTGGAGTATTGCCTAGGCATACCCTATGTTAAAATCCTGGGTCTGCCACTTGGCATCGGACCCTTCTGGCGTATCTGCATTCCGCTAGCAGGTGAAGTTCCGTCTCTGGTACTTTTCTGCACTAGGGGCATGTGGGACTGTGTTCCTCGTCTCGCGAAGCAGTCGGCGTCCATAGTTGATTTTGGATCGCTAGCCATGAGAAAAACTTAACACTTTGGTGTCGCCCATGTCCTCCAAAACTACGTTGATTAATTTTGCCGACGACCAGTCACCGGGTGTCATTTAAAAGATTTGACATGCATGTATGCACCTGCAAATATCCTGGACTCTTTGTCATGCCGTTATGTTTGTCATGCCGTTATGGTACTAGTTTGTTTCAGTATCAGATTACAGTTAGGATTGGCGTTTTGCTTCCGCAACTGCAACTATTCTGGAATGTTTATTATGCTGTTAAGGTACTAAGCTGTTGTTTATTATCCTGTTTCTTAAAGGCCCAATGTCTACTATCTCTGACCAGAAGAAACGCACCTTGGAAGCCCTTCAGAAACAGTATACTGctgcaaaagctaagaaattgCAAGATGAACAGCTTAAAAGTCATAAGAACAAAGTAGATGTCCTTAAGCCTAAATTTGATACGCCAAGGAAAGGCAAAGCTCCTGAACTCACACCTCGTCAAAAATCTGCCCAGCCTTCTTCTCATAAAGGTTTAGTTTTGTCGCTATTCTTTTTATGCAACCATGCAAGTTTTTGTTTATCTCCGTTTCCTATCATATTGCTGCTGCTTTTCAGGTGTAGCATTTTCCGGTTCCAATCGCCAACGAAAACCTTCCGTGTCCTCAGGTAACCTCCCTACCTTTCTCTGTGTGTGCATGTGAAAGGCTATGTAACAAATACTTCTGAACTTTGTAGGTGAAGAAATTAACCCTGTGTATGATGAACTTTCATGCCCCCTTCGTGACAATTTGTTCCAGGATGGCACTTCGGTAAATATCCCTGTGATATAACTGTCTCAAATTTATTGTTATCTGTGATGAAAAAACTGCTCAGTATTTACTGCTGTGAACTTTGGTGTAGGATTTTGATAGCACAGAGGTTGTTCAGAGTGTTATATTTGACATAATTCAGAAAGGTGAAGATTCTGGGAAAATTACCAAAGGAGCCAAAAAGTTGAAGCTGGAAAAGGGGATCCTATTAGATAACTATGTTCAGAGGGGTCCTAGACTAGTGGATGCCCAAGCAAGATCTTTGTTGATTCACTCAAAGCGATCGAAACATCACATGTCTCTGAAGCAACATAAGAAATGTGGTTCATTTGATTTAGATGGTGAATTCCACAAGTAAGTCTTGTTGGAGAGTTGGCCTTAAAATGACCAATCACTACAAAATGATTGTgttatcttttggtttctttttaTGACATGCAGCTATAGTTTGGCTAACAAAACTTTTCAACCGTATTTTTCGGTCGAACAAGATGCCTGAAGAGTGGAGAAGGAGTATATTGGTGCCGATCTACAAGAACAAAGGGGATATTCAAAGCTGCACCAACTACCAGGGAATTAAGTTGATGAGCCATACTATGAAGCTATGGGAGAGAGCTATTGAGCATCGTTTGAGAGGGATGACGCGGGTCACTATGAACCAGTTTggtttcatgcctggaaggtcaaccatagaAGCAATTTTCCTAATAAGACATGTCATGGAGCGGTATagagagcagaagaaggacctaCACATGGTTTTTATTGACTTGGAGAAGGCTTATGGCAAGATACCATGGAATgtgatgtggtgggctttggataGGCATAAAGTCCCAACAAAGTATGTGGCCCTCATTAAGGACATGTACAATAATGTAATGACTAGGGTCCGAACAAGTGATGGTGACACAGATGACTTTCCGATTAAGATAGGACTACATCAAGGATCAGCTTTGAGCCCGTATCTTTTTGccctagtgatggatgaggtcacaagagacatacaaggtgatattCCTTGGTGTATGCTTTTCGCTGATGATGTCGTGTTAGTTGATGAAAGCCGTGCGGGAGTGAATAGGAAgctggagttgtggtggcaaACGCTAGAGTCCAAAGATTTTAGACTTAGCAGGACTAAAACTGAGTATATGAGGTGTGACTTCGGCACCACTCATGAGGAGAGAGATGttagtttggaaggccaagtagTGCCCAAGAGGGATACCTTTCGATATTTGGGATCGATGCtacagagagatggagatattgATGAGGATGTTAGTCATAAAATCAAAGCGGGATGGATGAAGTGGCGCAAAGcatctggcatcctttgtgacaagaaggTACCTCAGAAGTTAAAAGACAAGTTTTATAGAACGGCGATTAGACCGGCAATGTTGTATGGTgcggaatgttggcctacaaaaaggcggcaCGTCCAACAATTAAGTGTTGCAGAAATGCACATGTTGCGTTGGATTTGTGGGCATACAAGGATGGATCGAGTTCGAAATGATGATATACGGGATAGGCTAGGGATAGCACCAATTGAAGAAAAGCTTATCCAACACCAGCTGATATGGTTTGGATATGTCCAACGGAGACCGCCAGAGGCATCAGTGCATAGTGGTATCCTAAAGCACGACGGTAATATGAGGAGAGGTAGGGGCCGGCCAAAGTTGACATGGGAAGAAACAATTAGAAAAGACTTGAAAGACTGGAGTATACCTAGAGATTTGTccttggataggagtgcttggaaaGCCGCGATTCACGTGACAGAACCATGAATAATGGTCTTTGTTGGGTTtcaactctagcctaccccaacttgcttgggattaaaaggctttgttgatgttgatgttaTATCCATGCTAAAATTCACATAATACGTTATTAAGTTTGGAGTCCACACAATTTTTACATGTTGTCTTGGTCTTGCAGGTATGACCTCTATAAGCCAATGCATGAGATGTGGAAGGCGTATATAAGAGAGCTTACAAAAATAACCCCGTATGGTGCCACACTCTCCTTATGTCTTCTATACTGAACCTTTTATCTTTTGTTTCATTCTTCTTTCCATGGAAAATAAGATCCCCGTTCTGTTTTGTGCTTCAACAAAATAAAAGACAGTTAAACTCTGAGGTTCTGCTGCTTTTAATCTCTTACTCTTAATTCTCTGATTTTATTGGTTTCTATAGAATGCTATACTGTTTGTTTGATTGTAGAACTTCAATGTGTCTCAAATGCAGGCTGTGTTCTGTACCAAAGAGTAAGAAATATACTAGCGTGCACTTTATTAGTTAGCAACACCATTGAGACGACTTAAAGACCCTAGCAGCTCCTTGAACAGAAACTTACTAAACTCACGCAGTCATTTGGTGCCATTAACATGGTAGAGATTATTGATTATAGTATAAGGCTATAAGTACTTTTATGAAATATTAAAATTTGAAGAGTTGAAACTAAATGTCAAGGCAATAATGTGCCTGATGGACATAAGCCCAAAACAAGCACACTCAGAGCTGGGGATCAACTtaatcttttcaaaaacttgtaCCTAACTCTGTCATCGTTCCTTTTCTGTCCCTTATTATATGAGCTAATAACATGTCCTGTCTTGCCCACAGTAAAAAGCAATTGTCCGAAAACCTCCTTTCTGCAGATCTTCATGGGGCCCTTCTAATAGGTGATTCGTATGCTGGAGCTAGTTGCACGCTGGATTGTTTCTTCTTTCTAACTTTGTTTTAACTGGGTCATGTTTTATATGAATGTGGTATCCAGTGGCAGAATGCAAAACTGCGTCATATCAAGGTGTAAGTGGCATCATGATTCGGGATACTGCAGAGACTTTTGGAATTATATCAGAGGACAATCGCTTCCGAGGTACTTTTCCTTCTCTTCCTGATGCTGTACTTTGAAACTACTTGTATAAGCTGTATTTTTTGTCTTGTGTGACAAAATGGCTCTCAAAGTGATTGATCAGCCTTTGTTTTATATTGCTAGCTTCAGTTTACTGTTGGTACTGCTCAATCATTCATCTTGATTTTCAAAGAAATAACTGAGTAGTTACAATAGAGGCTCTCTCAACACCTGTAACATCCTCAATTTGAAATCTTCATCTCAGAATTTCATGCTGAGATGATTTTCTTTTCATCTCGTTACAAATGCATCAATGTTATTGTAAGATAACCCACCTGGCTGCTCCAGAGGCTTGTTTTTTATATCTATTTGCATGAGGACATGTGAAATTCTGTTATACCAACTGCAGACCTTTCTAAGTGACATACTTTGGAACCTGCAGTCGTACCAAAAGCTGGTTCGGTTTTCATCCTCCAAGCGGACTGCTGGAAGGTCACACTGACTGGCGACAAGCTATCGCCCAAGGAAAAGTTGAAGGAGGACCAGCGTCAGCAGCGCGCACAATCACAGATCAGATAGCTTCCAATCTAGTTATTGTTCCAAAGCCTCACGGAGGAGTGTACagctatttatttgtttctggTTTGCTCGTGTAGTGTAGTACTGTCATGCCAGTGGCGCTGGGACATACCTAGCGGCTGTGACTGACCGATCACTTTCTCTTCAGTTGTAAGGGTGACCGGGCAATTACGGATTTCAGGTGTGTCCGTGTGTGGCCATGTACTACAGACTTTCTTAGGTGGAACAAGCACTATAGCAGTTACGCCTTGCTTCCGGTTCTCATACGATTCATCGAGTTGCAAGAGCTAGGTTGTGGCAAGTAATTAATTGTTTCTGCCACAATGATTGCATGATAAAATATGAGCGTATGGTCTGGGTAAATGGGAGAAGTCTGTGTCACAGCTCAAAAGTGATTAGAAAATCTTCGATAGATTATTGGTCTATTAAAACAACCAACTAGATGTGCTGTTCTCTTTTAAAAGAATCGATCAACTCAAATTTTCTTCAGCCCCAAACTAATTTACCCTGCCCTTAACCTTCAGAGATCAGAACTGAAGACCATTCCATTCGAGATCACACAAATGGCAACAATTCAACAAACTCtcggtaaaaaaaatcaaacacaaCAAAAAGCTCCTTCCCACCAATTGGAGAGGGAACGACCCGCACCATCCGCCCGCCCGCCATCTTCCACCGCGGCCGCCAACGCAGCAGCCGTGGCCGCGACGGGTCCGCTTCCACTCCCACCCCACCCAACCCACCCACCGGCCGAACCCCACCACCACTgacgccttcttcttcttcttccagttCCACCTCCTCCGGTGCTGTTGGTTCCACTCCCCCGGCCAGATCACAGTTCGcacagcgccgcggcggcgatggctgtCCCGTCCTCCGACCGCGCGAGGCggcccttcctcctctcgctctcgctcttcctcttcatctccgccgtcctcgtcctcctcttcctcttcctcaacCCCTCGCCCGGATCCGTGGCCTTCCTCCCctcccgcgtctccgcctcagCCCCCTCTACACCTTCGCCTCAACAGCAGAACCTCACCCCAGTACCCACCCGCGGGAGCCCACCTCACTCGCAACCAACCGGCCCGCTGCCCACCGCGAACGCGGAGGCATCGCAGCCACCCGCCGCGGCGGAAGCCCGTGGTGGCAGCGGCTCGCCGGGAGCAGACGACAGCAGCGGCGCCAGGGGAGTCGAGGCGGACGGGAAGGCAGACACAAGCGTCGCCGCGGCGGGGACAGGCGGGGACGAGGAGGAGCTGCCGGTGAGCGTGAGGTGGCAGACGTGCAGCAGGATGGGGAGGGGCGTGTCGTCGACGGACTACATCCCGTGCCTGGACAACGTGCAGGCGATCAAGGCGCTGCGCTCGAGGCGGCACATGGAGCACCGGGAGCGACACTGCCCCGTGGCGCCGCGGCCAAGGTGCCTGGTGCCGCTGCCGTCCGGGTACCGGACGCCCGTGCCGTGGCCGCGCAGCCGTGACATGGTGAGGACCTCCCGTGATAGCTCCGCTTGCCTTTGTCGGTAAGGGAGGGAAGTGGCTCTGGTTGCTGATCCTCTTTCATATTTCTTCATTCAGAGTATTGGTGGCTCTTTTGCTAACCTGATCATGCGCTCATGATTCATAAATCTTGATGTGAGGAAGGCTGTTTGATTGAGCTGCTAGCGATGCTAGCATTATTTTAGTCTGCTAACCACATGCCAACGATTGGGACCCGAAAAACCCTTTTGATTCTCATATTAGAATACTCGATTGGCACTACTGATCTGGAATCTATGATATAGCATTGATACAGAGAATACTCTTTAGACACATGGGCTCTTTGACAAATAACTTTCTGTTTTTTGGGTCTACTTCTTTCAAATGATTGGAATCAGTTAATGCCCTTTAGCAATATATTTATTAATTCCTCTTCACAGTTATTTTGGTCAGGCGCATATCTTTTTGTGTTAAGATGCTATTAGGCGACTGACTATCTGATTGTGTTTCACTTACTGCAAATCCAGATTTGGTACAACAACGTCCCTCACCCAAAGCTGGTGGAGTATAAGAAGGATCAGAACTGGGTTACAAGGTCTGGTGATTATCTTGTTTTCCCTGGAGGTGGAACTCAATTCAAAGATGGTGTGGGAAAATACATTCAGTTCATTGAACAGGTAAACATTACCATAACATTTTTCTCTATGTTGAGACCTGAGACAGTTTAACACTGTTGAGACCTGAGACATTTTAACTCTGTTGAGACCTGAGACCAAGTGAGTTGCGTGCATTGTTTGAATTAAGATGTTTCTTATATGTATTTTCTTAGGTCACTGCCATTGCTCAGTATATTCACTGTTGAGTCTTCACTGGTCAGGGTTGAACATAAACGTTGTGCTTGCATTTCTAAAACAATTACTTATGCTGGGTGTTGGAGCTGCTACTCCCTTGTAGGAAGTAGTCATGGGAGGTGGGAGGCTGGGGCTTGACTTCCAGGCGGCGGTGAGGTTGAGACGCCGTGATGGTCGCCCGGTGTCTCGTGcgtgggggagagagagagcggagGAGATTAGATCAATCCCCAGCTTATCTTTATTGAACTGAATTGTCCAGTACATATAGGTAGCAAACCCTGACTTGCTAACAAACTCAAGCAACTGAAAATATCCTAACAACCTCTGTTCGCCTAAACGGCCGTTTAGTCCGTTTAAACAGTAAACAGAGGTCACCCGTgtcgtttaggccctaaacggtGAATTAAACGGTTGGACCGTTTAAACCCGTTTAAACCGTTAAAATCCGTCTAAATCGTCTAAACAGAGTCGAGTTAATCATGATTAAATGAGCTAGATGATCATTTAATTCATAATCTAGTCAACAGGAGGACTACAACTACCACAATCAATACCAAATCAAGTAGCACCGTAAGTATATGAAATGTTATGGGATTTAAATTTCTTCCGGAAAGATTATTTGACAGAATAGTTATTTTTTACATGTGCAAATATGTAGACTTTCTAGCATATTTGACATTTAAGTACATAAATATGCATATTTTAATGTTAATATGCCAAACCGTTTAGGCCGTTTAACTCTGTTTAAACACCGTTTAAACGGCCTAAATACTAAACAAAGGGTGACCGACTATTTACCGTTTAACGTTTAGGAAAACATTGCTAACAACTCGAACTAAGCCAATCCCAAAACACCGGGATTATTGTTGCTGCTGTCGATATCACCGCTCGCTGTCGACGACGTCGTCCTAGCCACTAGCTTGCTTTCTCCTCTGGTAGACGTTTCCCACCATAACACTGGGGTTCTTAAGTACTAGGCCATCATTTTCCTAACAATTTTCTTGTTTATCTTTTTCCGTTTTTGTTTTGTAACTTGTTTGTGATAAACTTCCTCTGTAGATTATGCCGGCCATTCAGTGGGGAATACGTACAAGAACTGTCTTGGATGTTGGATGTGGTGTTGCCAGCTTTGGTGGATACTTGCTTGACAGGAATGTCATTACGATGTCATTTGCCCCAAAAGACGAGCATGAAGCTCAGATACAGTTTGCATTAGAGCGTGGAATTCCGGCATTTCTAGCAGTGATTGGAACACAAAAGCTTCTGTTTCCTGATAATTCATTTGATGCTGTACACTGTGCAAGGTGCAGGGTCCATTGGTATGCAAATGGTAATATTCTATCTCATCACAATATTTGTAAGAAGGCAAACTACTGTAGCATTTATATTTTCCCTGTTCTATTATGTACAGTGTATTCTTTATTTTCATTGTGTTTTTTTAACTAATTTGCTACTCGGGATGGCAGGTGGAAAACCGTTGTTGGAGCTTAATAGAGTGCTAAGGCCTGGAGGATATTTCATTTGGTCTGCAACCCCTGTCTATcgtcaagaaaaaagagaaCAGGACGACTGGCATGGTTCGTGGGCCTGTCCTATTCTATTGAGAACTGCTATTCAACATCCTCATGACTTTGGATGAATCTTATCATTTATATGGTGAATATCTCCATGCTAATTGAAATGTCATTTTCTGGATGTGCAGCAATGGTTACTCTGAcaaaatcaatctgctggagaACAGTGGTAAAATCTGAAGTTGTCAATGGAATTGGAGTTGTTATATATCAAAAGCCGACATCAAATTCTTGCTATGCTGAGAGGAAGGCCAATGAACCCCCTCTATGTTCCAAGACAGATGGATCACGTTTTCCTTGGTAGGTCACAACTTGTGCGGTCACGAAAAGATCACAACTTGTGGATATGGTTTTGTCGCCTCCAATTGCCTATTTCTGCTATGACTTTACTGGTTCACGGGCAACTAGCATTGACGTATGCCATTCCTGGCTACAGATGTAGATATTATTAATGACCACAGTTTCTATCTACCATTTGCCCTCACCAGTTATCTTTCCTTTTGCAGGTATGCTCCTCTTGATAGTTGCATTTTCACAACTGCTCTTTCCAGTTCGGATGAAAGAAACAGCTGGCCTGTTCCGTGGCCTGAAAGACTTAATGTCAGGTATGCAAGTGTGCCTGGTGATTCTGCTTATAACAAAGAGGCGTTTGAGGCTGATACAAAGTATTGGAAACAGATCGTTTCAGAAGTATATTTCAGTGACCTCCCACTTAATTGGTCAAGTATCCGTAACATAATGGACATGAATGCTGGTTTTGGAGGGTAAGTAAAGATGAAtttctgctgctgcttctcTTAATTAGTTAAATTTACTCTATGTGGCATGGAAATATTAATGCTCATAATGCATCATGCCATATATTCCAATTCTTTCTGATACATGGAGCACCAAGGATTGAACACAAATATGGCATGAGGCTTATGTCTTTCAATCTGAAGGTTTTATTAGTGAGATGTGGATAACTCATGATAAGCCATGAGGCCTGAAAGCTTGAATTAAATTATCCTTGCTTCAATTATGTCTTAAGTGACTACTCTTTTTATGGGATTCTATTATGTGATTTGGATTGCAAGTCAGCAGACCTCCAAATCTTAGTGATAAACTGATACTAAAGATCTTACTTTTTAGTTGGATTACAGTTCGTGACGTGAATGCTAATCAGGCTTGTTTTGTTGAATCAGGTTTGCAGCAGCACTCATTGATCAACCTTTATGGGTTATGAATGTTGTACCAATTGATCAGCCGGATACCTTGCCAGTTATTTTCAACAGAGGTTTGATTGGGGCATATCATGACTGGTGTGAATCTTTCAACACCTACCCTCGTACCTATGATCTTCTCCACATGAGTAATCTCGTTGGAAGTCTTACAACTAGGTGAATTCTCACACCTTCAGAACTTTTACTGTTTGTGCTCTTTTTCTGCCAGAAACCCGTGGTGATGTTAGTGTCCTTTTTTTAGGTGTGGCATCATCGAAGTAGCAGCTGAAATCGACAGGATACTGAGACCTGGAAGATGGTTTGTGTTGAAAGACAAAATAGAAATGATAAAAAAGATGCGACCAGTCCTGAAGTCTCTGCACTATGAAACTGTCGTCGTAAAAAAGCAATTTCTTGCTGCTAGAAAGAGTTTCTGGCGTCCCGGCAAACCAGCTTCCAGATCAGGGTGATATAGATTACACTTTCAGTTTCAGGAGAGTCGTCAATGAACAACAATTCTTTGAATTCTGATCAGATAGATTCTTTATACGGCACAGATAGAGGTCGGCCAGATGTAGATGATTACTTATCAGTATAGTAAATACATACTTCCGGATTCTGATAAATTGAGCTGAAACATTCTTTCTATCGAAGCAAAATAACAAGGATATTATAAGCTTACAGCACTAGGCTAGTTCTGAGCTCTGACAAATGCACACACAGGCTTGTAACATGTTTTGTATACTTGTTCATCTGTAACTTCTGTACATTCAACGAAAGGATCTTCAAATAACCGTGTGCTCCTTTGTTCGAATCTGCCAATACATTCTGAAATTACTAAGCTTTCCGGAGGTATTTCTACTTCTGCACATATTTAGCACCTCCTGGTGACCTGGCCTGCAGGAGCCGGCGGCATGAGCGTCAGAGCGTGAGCATTTGGAGCTTATTAGTCGCTGCGTTGGAGTATGTAAACCTAGATTCATCCAGACTTCTGAGCCATCACGTTACCATCCAGAATTGAGGTGACCTGGCCATCAGGTTCCAGGTGAGGTTGCATTGAGAGGATTGGCCTGGCTAAAggtccggtcgccgccgcgaagtGGTGGATGCAGATCAGGCGAGACGAAGGGGCTGAGGATCTATTCTGATCAGCAAGGGCCGAGGGGAAAGCAGAGCTGCGCAAGGGAGGAGTGCGTGCGGCGCAGGG containing:
- the LOC120665180 gene encoding probable methyltransferase PMT23: MAVPSSDRARRPFLLSLSLFLFISAVLVLLFLFLNPSPGSVAFLPSRVSASAPSTPSPQQQNLTPVPTRGSPPHSQPTGPLPTANAEASQPPAAAEARGGSGSPGADDSSGARGVEADGKADTSVAAAGTGGDEEELPVSVRWQTCSRMGRGVSSTDYIPCLDNVQAIKALRSRRHMEHRERHCPVAPRPRCLVPLPSGYRTPVPWPRSRDMIWYNNVPHPKLVEYKKDQNWVTRSGDYLVFPGGGTQFKDGVGKYIQFIEQIMPAIQWGIRTRTVLDVGCGVASFGGYLLDRNVITMSFAPKDEHEAQIQFALERGIPAFLAVIGTQKLLFPDNSFDAVHCARCRVHWYANGGKPLLELNRVLRPGGYFIWSATPVYRQEKREQDDWHAMVTLTKSICWRTVVKSEVVNGIGVVIYQKPTSNSCYAERKANEPPLCSKTDGSRFPWYAPLDSCIFTTALSSSDERNSWPVPWPERLNVRYASVPGDSAYNKEAFEADTKYWKQIVSEVYFSDLPLNWSSIRNIMDMNAGFGGFAAALIDQPLWVMNVVPIDQPDTLPVIFNRGLIGAYHDWCESFNTYPRTYDLLHMSNLVGSLTTRCGIIEVAAEIDRILRPGRWFVLKDKIEMIKKMRPVLKSLHYETVVVKKQFLAARKSFWRPGKPASRSG